From Cheilinus undulatus linkage group 18, ASM1832078v1, whole genome shotgun sequence, the proteins below share one genomic window:
- the LOC121526673 gene encoding cocaine- and amphetamine-regulated transcript protein-like, translating to MVSARALILAATCCCAFLWLTCAEESSLETRSLDFSLKNQQEKDLIDALQEVLEKLRSKEMPLEKKLGWLPSCDAGEPCAVRKGARIGTLCSCPRGTSCNFYVLKCL from the exons ATGGTCAGCGCCCGTGCTCTCATCCTTGCGGCCACCTGCTGCTGCGCCTTCCTGTGGCTCACATGTGCAGAAGAATCCTCTCTGGAGACTCGATCGTTGGATTTCTCACTGAAGAACCAGCAGGAGAAAGACCTG ATTGATGCCTTACAAGAGGTGTTGGAGAAGCTGAGGAGCAAAGAGATGCCTTTAGAGAAAAAGCTTGGCTGGCTACCCTCG TGCGATGCTGGGGAGCCGTGTGCAGTGCGTAAAGGCGCACGAATTGGCACACTGTGCAGCTGTCCTCGGGGGACTTCTTGTAACTTTTATGTTCTCAAATGtttgtaa
- the yju2 gene encoding splicing factor YJU2, whose protein sequence is MSERKVLNKYYPPDFDPSKIPKLKLPKDRQYVVRLMAPFNMRCKTCGEYIYKGKKFNARKETVQNELYMGLPIFRFYIKCTRCLAEITFKTDPENTDYAMEHGATRNFQAEKLIEEEEKRIQQEREEEELNNPMKVLENRTKDSKMEMEVLENLQELKELNQRQAQVDFEGMIEQYRELEKKEREREKEEDEQETKEMLERALVKRLRDSDSDSEKEEESRSSSQSKTAITNKPTDVLTTDSPRDSQGTSSTGVKRAKIESWERSVGTLGGGGALGSLVVRKKPAAAVIKVGPAVTASSSSSHTDSKTSTSNFNNTKPVNTQNGSSSLSLLGAYSDSDSNDSE, encoded by the exons ATGTCTGAAAGAAAAGTATTGAAT aAATACTACCCGCCGGATTTTGATCCATCTAAAATTCCGAAGCTCAAGCTCCCTAAGGATCGTCAGTATGTGGTCAGATTGATGGCTCCGTTTAATATGAG ATGTAAAACATGTGGTGAATACATCTACAAAGGAAAGAAGTTCAATGCACGCAAAGAGACTGTTCAGAATGAGCTGTACATGGGACTGCCCATCTTCCGTTTCTACATCAAATGTACACGATGTCTGGCTGAGATTACATTCAAG ACTGACCCAGAGAACACAGACTACGCAATGGAGCACGGTGCAACAAGAAACTTCCAGGCAGAGAAGCTGattgaggaggaggagaagagaatCCAACAGGAAAGGGAAGAAGAGGAACTCAACAACCCAATGAAG GTGTTGGAGAACCGTACAAAGGATTCCAAGATGGAGATGGAAGTTTTGGAGAACCTGCAAGAGCTGAAGGAGCTGAATCAGAGGCAGGCTCAGGTGGACTTTGAGGGAATGATCGAGCAGTACAGAGAGCTTGAGAAAAAGGAGAGGGAAAGGGAGAAAGAAGAGGATGAACAAGAGACAAA AGAGATGTTGGAACGTGCCCTTGTGAAAAGACTCAGAGACTCTGACTCTGActcagagaaggaggaggagagcagaaGCAGCTCACAGTCAAAGACAGCCATTACAAACAAACCGACAGATGTCCTCACCACTGACAGCCCCAGAGATTCACAG GGAACATCATCAACGGGAGTTAAAAGGGCGAAAATAGAGAGCTGGGAGAGGAGTGTTGGGAcactgggtggaggaggggcaCTGGGGTCCCTTGTAGTGCGAAAGAAACCAGCAGCAGCCGTCATTAAAGTTGGTCCAGCAGTGACTGCGTCCTCATCCTCATCACATACAG ACTCAAAGACATCTACATCTAACTTCAACAATACTAAGCCTGTTAACACTCAAAATGGTTCTTCATCTCTGAGCCTGCTGGGGGCGTATTCAGACAGCGACAGCAACGACAGCGAATAA